In one Melaminivora jejuensis genomic region, the following are encoded:
- a CDS encoding CmlA family chloramphenicol efflux MFS transporter has translation MRSKNFSWRYSLAATVLLLSPFDLLASLGMDMYLPAVPFMPNALGTTASTIQLTLTTYLVMIGAGQLLFGPLSDRLGRRPVLLGGGLAYVVASMGLALTSSAEVFLGLRILQACGASACLVSTFATVRDIYAGREESNVIYGILGSMLAMVPAVGPLLGALVDMWLGWRAIFAFLGLGMIAASAAAWRFWPETRVQRVAGLQWSQLLLPVKCLNFWLYTLCYAAGMGSFFVFFSIAPGLMMGRQGVSQLGFSLLFATVAIAMVFTARFMGRVIPKWGSPSVLRMGMGCLIAGAVLLAITEIWALQSVLGFIAPMWLVGIGVATAVSVAPNGALRGFDHVAGTVTAVYFCLGGVLLGSIGTLIISLLPRNTAWPVVVYCLTLATVVLGLSCVSRVKGSRGQGEHDVVALQSAESTSNPNR, from the coding sequence GTGCGCTCAAAAAACTTTAGTTGGCGGTACTCCCTTGCCGCCACGGTGTTGTTGTTATCACCGTTCGATTTATTGGCATCACTCGGCATGGACATGTACTTGCCAGCAGTGCCGTTTATGCCAAACGCGCTTGGTACGACAGCGAGCACAATTCAGCTTACGCTGACAACGTACTTGGTCATGATTGGTGCCGGTCAGCTCTTGTTTGGACCGCTATCGGACCGACTGGGGCGCCGCCCCGTTCTACTGGGAGGTGGCCTCGCCTACGTTGTGGCGTCAATGGGCCTCGCTCTTACGTCATCGGCTGAAGTCTTTCTGGGGCTTCGGATTCTTCAGGCTTGTGGTGCCTCGGCGTGCCTTGTTTCCACATTTGCAACAGTACGTGACATTTACGCAGGTCGCGAGGAAAGTAATGTCATTTACGGCATACTCGGATCCATGCTGGCCATGGTCCCGGCGGTAGGCCCATTGCTCGGAGCGCTCGTCGACATGTGGCTTGGGTGGCGGGCTATCTTTGCGTTTCTAGGTTTGGGCATGATCGCTGCATCTGCAGCAGCGTGGCGATTCTGGCCTGAAACCCGGGTGCAACGAGTTGCGGGCTTGCAATGGTCGCAGCTGCTACTCCCCGTTAAGTGCCTGAACTTCTGGTTGTACACGTTGTGTTACGCCGCTGGAATGGGTAGCTTCTTCGTCTTTTTCTCCATTGCGCCCGGACTAATGATGGGCAGGCAAGGTGTGTCTCAGCTTGGCTTCAGCCTGCTGTTCGCCACAGTGGCAATTGCCATGGTGTTTACGGCTCGTTTTATGGGGCGTGTGATACCCAAGTGGGGCAGCCCAAGTGTCTTGCGAATGGGAATGGGATGCCTGATAGCTGGAGCAGTATTGCTTGCCATCACCGAAATATGGGCTTTGCAGTCCGTGTTAGGCTTTATTGCTCCAATGTGGCTAGTGGGTATTGGTGTCGCCACAGCGGTATCTGTGGCGCCCAATGGCGCTCTTCGAGGATTCGACCATGTTGCTGGAACGGTCACGGCAGTCTACTTCTGCTTGGGCGGTGTACTGCTAGGAAGCATCGGAACGTTGATCATTTCGCTGTTGCCGCGCAACACGGCTTGGCCGGTTGTCGTGTACTGTTTGACCCTTGCAACAGTCGTGCTCGGTCTGTCTTGTGTTTCCCGAGTGAAGGGCTCTCGCGGCCAGGGGGAGCATGATGTGGTCGCGCTACAAAGTGCGGAAAGTACATCAAATCCCAATCGTTGA
- a CDS encoding quaternary ammonium compound efflux SMR transporter QacE delta 1 — protein sequence MKGWLFLVIAIVGEVIATSALKSSEGFTKLAPSAVVIIGYGIAFYFLSLVLKSIPVGVAYAVWSGLGVVIITAIAWLLHGQKLDAWGFVGMGLIIAAFLLARSPSWKSLRRPTPW from the coding sequence ATGAAAGGCTGGCTTTTTCTTGTTATCGCAATAGTTGGCGAAGTAATCGCAACATCCGCATTAAAATCTAGCGAGGGCTTTACTAAGCTTGCCCCTTCCGCCGTTGTCATAATCGGTTATGGCATCGCATTTTATTTTCTTTCTCTGGTTCTGAAATCCATCCCTGTCGGTGTTGCTTATGCAGTCTGGTCGGGACTCGGCGTCGTCATAATTACAGCCATTGCCTGGTTGCTTCATGGGCAAAAGCTTGATGCGTGGGGCTTTGTAGGTATGGGGCTCATAATTGCTGCCTTTTTGCTCGCCCGATCCCCATCGTGGAAGTCGCTGCGGAGGCCGACGCCATGGTGA
- the folP gene encoding dihydropteroate synthase, which translates to MVTVFGILNLTEDSFFDESRRLDPAGAVTAAIEMLRVGSDVVDVGPAASHPDARPVSPADEIRRIAPLLDALSDQMHRVSIDSFQPETQRYALKRGVGYLNDIQGFPDPALYPDIAEADCRLVVMHSAQRDGIATRTGHLRPEDALDEIVRFFEARVSALRRSGVAADRLILDPGMDRRLVHGETADLAPTGFGQQVREAMDQRREHHIEQRDATRNRDGRIFYRRNLLATLREREVARAGAEMAEGKALPFRAAKDGESVSGKFTGTVQLTSGKFAIVEKSHEFTLVPWRPIIDRQLGREVAGIMQGGSVSWQLGRQRGLGL; encoded by the coding sequence ATGGTGACGGTGTTCGGCATTCTGAATCTCACCGAGGACTCCTTCTTCGATGAGAGCCGGCGGCTAGACCCCGCCGGCGCTGTCACCGCGGCGATCGAAATGCTGCGAGTCGGATCAGACGTCGTGGATGTCGGACCGGCCGCCAGCCATCCGGACGCGAGGCCTGTATCGCCGGCCGATGAGATCAGACGTATTGCGCCGCTCTTAGACGCCCTGTCCGATCAGATGCACCGTGTTTCAATCGACAGCTTCCAACCGGAAACCCAGCGCTATGCGCTCAAGCGCGGCGTGGGCTACCTGAACGATATCCAAGGATTTCCTGACCCTGCGCTCTATCCCGATATTGCTGAGGCGGACTGCAGGCTGGTGGTTATGCACTCAGCGCAGCGGGATGGCATCGCCACCCGCACCGGTCACCTTCGACCCGAAGACGCGCTCGACGAGATTGTGCGGTTCTTCGAGGCGCGGGTTTCCGCCTTGCGACGGAGCGGGGTCGCTGCCGACCGGCTCATCCTCGATCCGGGGATGGACCGGCGATTGGTCCATGGCGAAACGGCCGACCTTGCGCCGACCGGCTTCGGGCAACAGGTCCGCGAAGCCATGGACCAGCGCCGCGAGCATCATATCGAACAGCGCGACGCCACGCGCAACAGGGACGGCCGAATCTTCTACCGGCGCAATCTTCTCGCCACCCTGCGCGAGCGGGAAGTTGCGCGCGCCGGTGCGGAGATGGCCGAGGGCAAGGCGCTGCCGTTCCGCGCCGCCAAGGATGGTGAGAGTGTCAGCGGCAAGTTCACCGGGACTGTCCAGCTAACGAGCGGCAAGTTCGCCATCGTGGAAAAGAGCCACGAGTTCACCCTTGTCCCGTGGCGGCCGATCATCGACCGCCAGCTCGGCCGCGAGGTCGCGGGTATCATGCAGGGCGGTTCGGTGTCGTGGCAGTTAGGGCGGCAGCGGGGGTTGGGGCTATAG
- the tetR(G) gene encoding tetracycline resistance transcriptional repressor TetR(G), translating to MTKLDKGTVIAAALELLNEVGMDSLTTRKLAERLKVQQPALYWHFQNKRALLDALAEAMLAERHTRSLPEENEDWRVFLKENALSFRTALLSYRDGARIHAGTRPTEPNFGTAETQIRFLCAEGFCPKRAVWALRAVSHYVVGSVLEQQASDADERVPDRPDVSEQAPSSFLHDLFHELETDGMDAAFNFGLDSLIAGFERLRSSTTD from the coding sequence ATGACCAAACTGGACAAGGGCACCGTGATCGCGGCGGCGCTAGAGCTGTTGAACGAGGTTGGCATGGACAGCCTGACGACGCGGAAGCTCGCTGAACGCCTCAAGGTTCAGCAGCCTGCGCTTTACTGGCATTTCCAGAACAAGCGAGCGCTGCTTGATGCGCTCGCCGAGGCGATGCTGGCGGAACGCCATACCCGCTCGCTACCCGAAGAGAATGAGGACTGGCGGGTGTTCCTGAAAGAGAATGCCCTGAGCTTCAGAACGGCGTTGCTCTCTTATCGGGACGGCGCGCGTATCCATGCCGGCACTCGACCGACAGAACCGAATTTTGGCACCGCCGAGACGCAAATACGCTTTCTCTGCGCGGAGGGCTTTTGTCCGAAGCGCGCCGTTTGGGCGCTCCGGGCGGTCAGTCACTATGTGGTCGGTTCCGTTCTCGAGCAGCAGGCATCTGATGCCGATGAGAGAGTTCCGGACAGGCCAGATGTGTCCGAGCAAGCACCGTCGTCCTTCCTGCACGATCTGTTTCACGAGTTGGAAACAGACGGCATGGATGCTGCGTTCAACTTCGGACTCGACAGCCTCATCGCTGGTTTCGAGCGGCTGCGTTCATCTACAACAGATTAG
- the tet(G) gene encoding tetracycline efflux MFS transporter Tet(G), protein MRSSAIIALLIVGLDAMGLGLIMPVLPTLLRELVPAEQVAGHYGALLSLYALMQVVFAPMLGQLSDSYGRRPVLLASLAGAAVDYTIMASAPVLWVLYIGRLVSGVTGATGAVAASTIADSTGEGSRARWFGYMGACYGAGMIAGPALGGMLGGISAHAPFIAAALLNGFAFLLACIFLKETHHSHGGTGKPVRIKPFVLLRLDDALRGLGALFAVFFIIQLIGQVPAALWVIYGEDRFQWNTATVGLSLAAFGATHAIFQAFVTGPLSSRLGERRTLLFGMAADATGFVLLAFATQGWMVFPILLLLAAGGVGMPALQAMLSNNVSSNKQGALQGTLTSLTNLSSIAGPLGFTALYSATAGAWNGWVWIVGAILYLICLPILRRPFATSL, encoded by the coding sequence GTGCGCAGCTCTGCCATCATTGCCCTGCTGATCGTGGGTCTTGACGCCATGGGTCTCGGCCTCATCATGCCCGTCCTTCCGACGCTTCTGCGTGAGCTTGTGCCAGCAGAGCAGGTCGCTGGACACTATGGTGCCTTGCTGTCGCTCTATGCATTGATGCAGGTCGTCTTCGCGCCCATGCTTGGACAGCTTTCGGATTCTTACGGTCGGCGTCCGGTACTTCTGGCTTCTCTTGCAGGAGCCGCAGTCGATTACACGATTATGGCATCAGCGCCGGTCTTATGGGTGCTCTATATCGGCCGACTCGTGTCCGGCGTCACGGGCGCAACCGGAGCTGTAGCAGCCTCAACCATTGCCGATTCGACGGGGGAAGGTTCTCGCGCACGCTGGTTCGGCTACATGGGGGCCTGTTATGGGGCGGGCATGATTGCCGGGCCAGCACTTGGTGGCATGCTCGGTGGTATCTCTGCTCATGCCCCGTTTATCGCCGCCGCCCTTCTCAACGGGTTCGCGTTCCTGCTTGCCTGCATTTTCCTCAAGGAGACTCATCACAGCCATGGCGGGACCGGAAAGCCGGTTCGCATCAAACCATTCGTTCTGTTACGGCTGGATGATGCATTGCGCGGGCTAGGTGCGCTTTTCGCAGTTTTCTTCATTATTCAACTGATCGGCCAAGTGCCTGCAGCCCTATGGGTCATATATGGCGAGGACCGTTTTCAGTGGAACACCGCGACCGTTGGTTTGTCGCTCGCGGCGTTTGGGGCAACACATGCGATCTTCCAAGCGTTTGTTACCGGCCCGCTTTCAAGCCGGCTTGGAGAGCGGCGCACGCTGCTGTTTGGCATGGCTGCGGATGCGACTGGCTTCGTTCTTCTGGCTTTTGCCACGCAGGGATGGATGGTGTTCCCGATTCTGTTGCTGCTTGCCGCCGGGGGTGTTGGCATGCCGGCCTTGCAGGCAATGCTCTCAAACAATGTCAGCAGTAACAAGCAAGGGGCTTTGCAAGGAACGCTAACGAGCCTCACCAATCTAAGCTCTATCGCAGGACCGCTTGGCTTCACAGCACTCTATTCTGCCACCGCCGGGGCATGGAACGGTTGGGTTTGGATTGTCGGCGCGATCCTCTATTTAATATGTCTGCCAATACTACGCAGACCATTCGCAACTTCATTGTGA
- a CDS encoding LysR family transcriptional regulator, which produces MTLVHTLAVAEYLNFRHAANALGVAQSSVSARVKALEEDLGILLFERHARGVRLTEAGRHFVERIAVGIDQLDHAVKTAGMAAAGESGRLRIGIHALIPHSFLAKLIGQYRKDYPDVEVEIAEGPAREAVVQLRAGRLDVAFVAGTPQPPDCHSRRTWTEPLLAVLPERHPLAKRSAVTWPDLAGETFLAYRKFKRPFRAVCWVGGGRASPVLGTDRTSVSGISASRGHAAALSAAMLR; this is translated from the coding sequence ATGACCTTAGTTCACACTCTCGCTGTCGCCGAATATCTCAACTTCCGTCACGCCGCCAACGCGCTCGGCGTTGCACAGTCCAGCGTCAGCGCCCGCGTGAAGGCACTGGAAGAAGACCTCGGCATCCTCTTGTTCGAGCGTCATGCGCGCGGCGTTCGGCTGACCGAGGCCGGACGCCATTTCGTCGAGCGGATAGCCGTAGGTATTGACCAACTCGACCATGCGGTGAAAACCGCCGGCATGGCGGCAGCCGGAGAAAGCGGCCGGCTTCGTATCGGTATCCATGCCCTGATTCCGCATAGCTTCCTCGCAAAGCTGATCGGCCAATACCGCAAGGATTACCCCGATGTTGAAGTCGAGATCGCCGAAGGCCCGGCCCGTGAAGCGGTGGTGCAGCTTCGCGCCGGCAGGTTGGACGTGGCGTTCGTCGCGGGCACGCCCCAACCACCCGACTGCCATTCCCGTCGCACATGGACCGAACCGCTCTTGGCGGTGCTACCGGAACGGCATCCGCTCGCCAAGCGGTCAGCCGTCACATGGCCCGATTTGGCAGGCGAGACGTTCCTTGCGTATAGGAAGTTCAAACGCCCTTTTCGGGCAGTCTGCTGGGTAGGCGGCGGTCGCGCAAGCCCCGTTTTGGGCACGGATCGGACGTCTGTGAGTGGGATTTCGGCATCGCGGGGCCACGCAGCGGCGTTGTCAGCAGCCATGCTTCGCTGA